A single genomic interval of Spinacia oleracea cultivar Varoflay chromosome 6, BTI_SOV_V1, whole genome shotgun sequence harbors:
- the LOC110784735 gene encoding uncharacterized protein, with product MSVTAGVSDTIIAIREKLRGKIGQTKVKRYWPGKAPEWADEAEEEADLRTSSRRQTLEHAFPANEDSSFIRGDDPRLRRLAENRAENREEVRADHRRIRQAEIVSTEEEESRAEEAAAEEEDDDAVEERRRKIRERNLQRRQEEEKQLAPIEEEDEEAEDEEEEESEYETDSEEEEMNQLKLVKPVFVPKQERETIAERERVEAEEIALEEAVKRRLEERKAETKQIVVEKIREYEVIQKNLEAEADIADIDTDDEANEAEEYESWKAREIARIKRDREDREAMVKEKEEIERVRNMTEDERREWERKNPKNGPPAKQKWRFMQKYYHKGAFFQEDADDRAGTAGGDEIFHCDFSAPTGDDKLDKTILPKVMQVKHFGRSGRTKWTHLVNEDTTDWNNPWTFNDPLRAKYNAKMAGMNRPIAKPKGSRKLKDWEQ from the coding sequence ATGTCTGTCACAGCTGGTGTCAGCGACACCATTATCGCCATTAGAGAGAAGCTCCGTGGTAAAATCGGCCAAACCAAAGTCAAGCGATACTGGCCTGGAAAAGCTCCAGAATGGGCCGACGAAGCCGAGGAAGAGGCCGATCTTCGCACCTCGTCTCGCCGTCAAACCCTAGAACATGCTTTTCCGGCGAACGAGGATTCTTCATTTATACGTGGCGATGATCCCCGTCTACGGAGATTGGCGGAGAATCGGGCTGAGAATAGGGAGGAGGTGCGCGCTGATCATCGGAGAATTCGGCAAGCCGAGATTGTGTCTACGGAGGAAGAGGAGAGTCGCGCGGAAGAAGCGGCTGCTGAAGAGGAGGATGATGATGCGGTGGAGGAGAggaggagaaagataagagagAGGAATTTGCAGCGGAGGCAAGAAGAGGAGAAGCAACTGGCTCCGATTGAGGAAGAGGATGAAGAGGCGGAGgacgaagaagaggaagaaTCGGAGTACGAGACAGATTCCGAGGAGGAAGAGATGAATCAGTTGAAGTTGGTGAAGCCCGTTTTCGTGCCAAAACAAGAGAGAGAGACGATTGCGGAGAGGGAGAGAGTAGAGGCAGAGGAGATAGCGTTGGAGGAGGCGGTGAAAAGGAGGTTGGAGGAGCGAAAGGCAGAGACGAAACAGATCGTGGTGGAGAAGATTAGAGAGTATGAGGTGATTCAGAAGAATCTTGAAGCCGAAGCTGATATTGCAGATATTGACACTGATGATGAGGCGAATGAAGCGGAGGAGTACGAGAGTTGGAAAGCGAGGGAGATAGCTAGGATTAAGAGAGACAGGGAGGATAGAGAGGCAATGGTGAAGGAAAAAGAGGAGATTGAGAGGGTTAGGAATATGACTGAGGATGAGAGGAGAGAGTGGGAGAGGAAGAACCCGAAGAATGGGCCGCCTGCTAAGCAAAAATGGAGATTTATGCAGAAATACTATCATAAGGGTGCTTTCTTTCAAGAGGATGCTGATGATAGGGCTGGCACTGCTGGGGGTGATGAAATATTCCACTGCGATTTCTCGGCCCCTACTGGGGATGATAAGCTTGATAAAACCATTTTGCCTAAGGTTATGCAGGTTAAGCACTTTGGAAGGAGTGGCAGGACCAAATGGACTCACCTTGTTAACGAGGATACTACTGATTGGAACAATCC